A window of Streptomyces marispadix contains these coding sequences:
- a CDS encoding sensor histidine kinase encodes MSLQRTRGAAPDQPDRPRRASVRQPGAARSPVRTVPGAVFGTVSGAVRRSGRGFASVVVPGRVRDLLAGLLGDLVRDALTPRPLAPLARLPLPARARDALPPAVDRALRLVPHAAVPALILVLVALQYQSDVGDADKLAGGCFVAGSLLLAISWPVAAGWLLVGAVGLSVFRPGGMAGPFPFADVAEWPNLLFYDSQGRPWAMAGFAALTAVALIVAVRLRLRAAVCLWCCMGLLAAVGNGPLAVGTWAMALLTAPMPLTALVVTGLREARAEAAAHAAATEAERSRRMLLEERAVIARELHDVVAHHMSVVAIQAEAAPYRVESPPPELEKAFAAVRDNAVAALAELRRVLGVVRAEPPASAASFGAGTRSGLDAPRPPAGASDSAAEATDSPIGAVQPTLAPQPTLADLDALVTGVRAVGSPVRKTVTGEVRRLPLGVELSAYRIVQEALSNALRHAPRAAVRVELVYEQAGLGFRIVNGPPSRTAGTSPGAGHGLTGMRERAAMLGGQLHAGPTEEGGFEVTGFLPEESATGSAAEATTAVLGPRASSSEDRDG; translated from the coding sequence ATGTCCCTTCAGCGAACCCGCGGAGCCGCACCGGACCAGCCGGACCGGCCGCGCCGCGCCTCCGTGCGGCAGCCGGGGGCGGCCCGAAGCCCGGTGCGTACCGTGCCCGGGGCCGTGTTCGGGACCGTCTCCGGAGCCGTGCGGAGGTCCGGGCGCGGGTTCGCTTCCGTCGTCGTCCCCGGGCGCGTGCGCGACCTCCTCGCCGGACTCCTCGGCGACCTCGTACGGGACGCGCTCACCCCGCGGCCTCTGGCGCCCCTGGCCCGGCTGCCGCTTCCGGCGCGGGCCCGCGACGCCCTTCCGCCCGCGGTGGACCGTGCGCTGCGGCTGGTCCCGCACGCGGCGGTTCCGGCGCTGATCCTGGTGCTGGTGGCGCTCCAGTACCAGTCGGACGTGGGCGACGCCGACAAGCTGGCGGGCGGCTGCTTCGTCGCGGGATCGCTGCTGCTGGCGATCTCATGGCCCGTGGCGGCGGGTTGGCTGCTGGTGGGCGCCGTGGGGCTCAGCGTCTTCCGGCCGGGCGGCATGGCGGGGCCGTTCCCGTTCGCCGACGTCGCGGAGTGGCCGAACCTGCTGTTCTACGACTCGCAGGGCAGGCCGTGGGCGATGGCGGGCTTCGCGGCGCTCACCGCCGTGGCGCTGATCGTCGCCGTACGGCTGAGACTGCGGGCGGCGGTCTGCCTGTGGTGCTGCATGGGTCTGCTCGCGGCCGTGGGCAACGGGCCGCTGGCCGTGGGCACTTGGGCGATGGCGCTGCTCACGGCCCCGATGCCGCTGACCGCGCTGGTCGTCACGGGCCTGCGTGAGGCACGCGCGGAGGCCGCCGCGCACGCCGCCGCGACCGAGGCGGAACGCTCCCGTCGCATGCTGCTGGAGGAACGGGCCGTCATCGCAAGGGAGTTGCACGACGTCGTCGCGCACCACATGTCGGTCGTGGCGATTCAGGCGGAGGCAGCGCCGTACCGGGTCGAATCGCCGCCGCCCGAGCTGGAGAAGGCGTTCGCCGCCGTACGGGACAACGCCGTCGCCGCGCTCGCCGAGCTGCGCCGGGTGCTCGGAGTGGTACGGGCTGAACCCCCGGCGTCTGCCGCTTCGTTCGGCGCGGGCACGCGGTCGGGCCTCGATGCCCCTCGGCCGCCCGCCGGAGCCTCGGACTCGGCCGCCGAGGCCACCGATTCGCCCATCGGGGCCGTGCAGCCGACGCTCGCTCCGCAGCCGACGCTCGCCGATCTGGACGCGCTGGTCACGGGCGTACGTGCCGTCGGTTCGCCCGTGCGGAAGACCGTGACCGGCGAGGTGCGCCGACTGCCGCTGGGCGTCGAGCTGTCGGCGTACCGCATCGTCCAGGAGGCGCTGAGCAACGCGCTGCGGCATGCGCCGAGGGCCGCCGTACGGGTGGAACTCGTCTATGAGCAGGCGGGGTTGGGCTTCCGAATCGTCAACGGCCCGCCATCGCGCACCGCGGGGACCTCCCCCGGAGCGGGCCACGGGCTTACGGGGATGCGGGAACGTGCCGCCATGCTGGGCGGGCAGTTGCACGCAGGCCCGACCGAGGAAGGCGGGTTCGAGGTGACGGGCTTCCTGCCGGAGGAATCAGCGACGGGCTCCGCAGCGGAGGCGACCACCGCCGTCCTTGGCCCCCGGGCGAGCAGTTCGGAGGATCGTGATGGCTGA